The proteins below come from a single Streptomyces sp. MRC013 genomic window:
- a CDS encoding helix-turn-helix domain-containing protein yields MKGDYQELVDEVSALLGAPATLENRDFGLIAFGAHDGEDPSAMDPVRTRSILTRKSTPAVRAWFEGFGIARATGPVRIPAAPEAGVYRDRLCLPVRHRGVVLGYVWLLDTPPGPAPERLAAAMEVTDRIGALLAGEERAGTDLSRELRAALTAEREWRYDLALAALRSALGPDADGLHALVCVAPWPEGGDPPVRTVPGAAALCTAPWPAAYGRAAGGAPTPGGGPAGDGQVLGVLVRLRSAGALSPALTAAARLCDAAGPGAAAGVAAPRRGLAELAAAWTEAASAARAALAEPRLGPVTPWASVGPYRLLTALPPDAARDPAVRPLLDRAHAELARTAEVFLDHAGQAGRTAAALGVHRQTLYYRLSRVEQLTGLDLDDGGERLLLHMALKAHRLHGV; encoded by the coding sequence GTGAAGGGCGACTACCAGGAACTGGTCGACGAGGTCTCGGCGCTCCTCGGCGCCCCGGCCACGCTGGAGAACCGGGATTTCGGCCTGATCGCCTTCGGCGCGCACGACGGCGAGGACCCCTCCGCCATGGACCCGGTCCGCACCCGGTCGATCCTCACCCGCAAGTCCACCCCCGCCGTGCGGGCCTGGTTCGAGGGGTTCGGCATCGCCCGCGCGACCGGCCCCGTGCGCATCCCCGCCGCGCCGGAGGCGGGCGTGTACCGCGACCGCCTCTGCCTGCCCGTGCGCCACCGGGGCGTCGTCCTGGGATACGTGTGGCTGCTCGACACCCCGCCCGGCCCGGCGCCGGAGCGGCTGGCCGCGGCCATGGAGGTGACCGACCGGATCGGGGCCCTGCTCGCCGGCGAGGAGCGGGCCGGCACCGATCTGTCGCGGGAGCTGCGCGCCGCGCTGACCGCGGAGCGGGAGTGGCGGTACGACCTGGCCCTGGCCGCGCTCCGCTCGGCGCTCGGACCGGACGCGGACGGGCTGCACGCCCTGGTGTGCGTCGCCCCGTGGCCGGAGGGCGGGGACCCCCCGGTCCGTACGGTCCCGGGCGCGGCCGCCCTGTGCACGGCGCCGTGGCCCGCGGCGTACGGCCGGGCGGCGGGGGGCGCCCCGACGCCCGGGGGCGGGCCGGCCGGGGACGGGCAGGTGCTGGGCGTCCTGGTCCGCCTCCGCTCCGCCGGGGCCCTCTCCCCCGCGCTGACGGCCGCCGCCCGGCTGTGCGACGCCGCGGGGCCGGGCGCCGCCGCCGGGGTGGCCGCCCCGCGACGGGGCCTGGCGGAGCTGGCCGCCGCCTGGACGGAGGCCGCGTCGGCGGCGCGGGCGGCGCTGGCCGAACCACGGCTGGGTCCGGTCACGCCCTGGGCGTCCGTCGGCCCCTACCGGCTGCTCACCGCGCTGCCCCCGGACGCCGCCCGCGACCCCGCGGTACGGCCGCTGCTGGACCGGGCGCACGCCGAGCTGGCCCGCACCGCCGAGGTCTTCCTCGACCACGCGGGGCAGGCGGGCCGCACGGCCGCGGCGCTCGGCGTCCACCGGCAGACGCTGTACTACCGGCTCTCCCGGGTCGAGCAGCTCACCGGGCTGGACCTCGACGACGGCGGGGAGCGGCTGCTGCTGCACATGGCTCTGAAGGCCCACCGGCTGCACGGGGTGTGA
- the ilvC gene encoding ketol-acid reductoisomerase: protein MAELFYDDDADLSIIQGRKVAVIGYGSQGHAHALSLRDSGVDVRVGLHEGSTSKAKAEEQGLRVVTPAQAAAEADLIMILIPDPIQARVYEESVRDNLRDGDALFFAHGFNVRFGFIKPPAGVDVALVAPKGPGHLVRRQYEEGRGVPAIAAVEQDATGGAFALALSYAKAIGGTRAGVIRTTFTEETETDLFGEQAVLCGGASALVKAGFETLVEAGYQPEIAYFECLHELKLIVDLMYEGGLEKMRWSVSETAEWGDYVTGPRVVTDATKAEMRKVLSEIQDGTFAKNWMDEYHGGLKKYEEYKKQDSEHLLETTGKELRKLMSWVDDEA from the coding sequence GTGGCCGAGCTGTTCTACGACGACGACGCCGACCTGTCCATCATCCAGGGCCGCAAGGTCGCGGTGATCGGCTACGGCAGCCAGGGCCACGCCCACGCGCTGTCCCTGCGCGACTCCGGTGTCGACGTCCGCGTCGGTCTGCACGAGGGCTCCACGTCCAAGGCGAAGGCCGAGGAGCAGGGCCTGCGCGTCGTCACCCCCGCACAGGCCGCGGCCGAGGCCGACCTGATCATGATCCTCATCCCGGACCCGATCCAGGCCCGGGTCTACGAGGAGTCCGTCAGGGACAACCTGAGGGACGGCGACGCGCTGTTCTTCGCCCACGGCTTCAACGTCCGCTTCGGCTTCATCAAGCCCCCGGCCGGCGTGGACGTCGCGCTGGTCGCCCCGAAGGGCCCCGGCCACCTGGTCCGCCGCCAGTACGAGGAGGGCCGCGGCGTCCCGGCGATCGCCGCCGTCGAGCAGGACGCCACCGGTGGTGCCTTCGCCCTCGCCCTCTCGTACGCCAAGGCCATCGGCGGCACGCGCGCGGGCGTCATCAGGACGACCTTCACCGAGGAGACCGAGACCGACCTGTTCGGCGAGCAGGCCGTGCTCTGCGGCGGCGCCTCCGCACTGGTCAAGGCGGGCTTCGAGACCCTGGTCGAGGCCGGCTACCAGCCGGAGATCGCCTACTTCGAGTGCCTGCACGAGCTGAAGCTGATCGTCGACCTCATGTACGAGGGCGGCCTGGAGAAGATGCGCTGGTCGGTCTCCGAGACCGCCGAGTGGGGCGACTACGTCACGGGCCCGCGCGTCGTCACGGACGCCACCAAGGCCGAGATGAGGAAGGTCCTCTCCGAGATCCAGGACGGCACGTTCGCCAAGAACTGGATGGACGAGTACCACGGCGGCCTGAAGAAGTACGAGGAGTACAAGAAGCAGGACTCCGAGCACCTGCTGGAGACCACCGGCAAGGAGCTGCGCAAGCTCATGAGCTGGGTGGACGACGAGGCGTGA
- the ilvN gene encoding acetolactate synthase small subunit, which translates to MSKHTLSVLVENTPGILARIAALFSRRGFNIDSLAVGVTEHPDISRITIVVNVEDLPLEQVTKQLNKLVNVLKIVELEPGAAIQRELVLVKVRADNETRSQVVEIVQLFRAKTVDVSPEAVTIEATGSSDKLEAMLKMLEQFGIKELVQSGTIAIGRGSRSITDRSLRALDRSA; encoded by the coding sequence ATGTCCAAGCACACCCTCTCCGTCCTGGTGGAGAACACCCCCGGCATCCTGGCCCGGATCGCCGCCCTCTTCTCCCGCCGCGGCTTCAACATCGACTCGCTCGCCGTCGGCGTCACCGAGCACCCCGACATCTCCCGCATCACCATCGTGGTCAATGTCGAGGACCTGCCGCTGGAGCAGGTGACCAAGCAGCTCAACAAGCTGGTCAACGTCCTGAAGATCGTCGAACTCGAGCCCGGCGCCGCGATCCAGCGCGAGCTCGTCCTGGTGAAGGTCCGCGCCGACAACGAGACCCGCTCCCAGGTCGTCGAGATCGTCCAGCTCTTCCGCGCCAAGACCGTCGACGTCTCGCCCGAGGCGGTCACCATCGAGGCCACCGGATCGAGTGACAAACTCGAAGCGATGCTGAAGATGCTGGAGCAGTTCGGCATCAAGGAGCTCGTCCAGTCCGGCACGATCGCCATAGGGCGCGGCTCCCGGTCCATCACGGACCGGTCGCTGCGCGCCCTCGACCGCTCGGCGTAG
- a CDS encoding acetolactate synthase large subunit: MTEQATGAHPQPRPRSGGQPSATAEHVTGAQSLIRSLEEVGAETVFGIPGGAILPAYDPMMDSVRVRHVLVRHEQGAGHAATGYAQATGKVGVCMATSGPGATNLVTPIADAHMDSVPLVAITGQVASKAIGTDAFQEADICGITMPITKHNFLVTRADDIPRTIAEAFHIASTGRPGPVLVDISKDALQAKTTFSWPPQTDLPGYRPVTKPHAKQIREAARLITSARRPVLYVGGGVLKARATAELKILAELTGAPVTTTLMALGAFPDTHPQHVGMPGMHGSVTAVTALQKADLIVALGARFDDRVTGRLDSFAPYAKVVHADIDPAEIGKNRAADVPIVGDAREVIADLVQAVQAERTAGRTGDYGAWWKDLNRWRETYPLGYDQPEDGSLAPQQVIRRIGQLAPEGTIFAAGVGQHQMWAAHFIDYETPATWLNSGGAGTMGYAVPAAMGAKAGVPDRTVWAIDGDGCFQMTNQELVTCALNNIPIKVAIINNGALGMVRQWQALFYNQRYSNTVLRSGPEPSAGDPGAGTRVPDFVKLAEAMGCVAMRCERPEDLDAVIAEANAVNDRPVVVDFIVHEDAQVWPMVAAGTSNDEVMAARGVRPDFGDGEDD, encoded by the coding sequence ATGACCGAGCAGGCCACCGGGGCCCACCCGCAGCCGCGGCCCCGTTCCGGCGGACAGCCCTCCGCCACCGCTGAGCACGTCACGGGTGCCCAGTCCCTGATCCGCTCCCTCGAGGAAGTCGGGGCCGAGACGGTGTTCGGCATCCCCGGCGGCGCGATCCTGCCCGCCTACGACCCGATGATGGACTCCGTCAGGGTCCGGCACGTCCTGGTCCGCCACGAGCAGGGCGCCGGCCACGCCGCGACCGGCTACGCCCAGGCCACCGGCAAGGTCGGCGTCTGCATGGCCACCTCCGGCCCCGGCGCCACCAACCTGGTCACCCCGATCGCCGACGCCCACATGGACTCCGTCCCGCTCGTCGCGATCACCGGCCAGGTCGCCTCCAAGGCGATCGGCACCGACGCCTTCCAGGAAGCCGACATCTGCGGCATCACCATGCCGATCACCAAGCACAACTTCCTGGTCACCCGCGCCGACGACATCCCGAGGACCATCGCCGAGGCCTTCCACATTGCCTCCACCGGCCGTCCGGGCCCCGTCCTGGTCGACATCTCCAAGGACGCCCTCCAGGCGAAGACCACCTTCAGCTGGCCCCCGCAGACGGACCTGCCCGGCTACCGCCCGGTCACCAAGCCGCACGCCAAGCAGATCCGCGAGGCCGCCAGGCTGATCACCTCCGCCAGGCGCCCGGTCCTCTACGTCGGCGGCGGCGTCCTGAAGGCCCGCGCCACCGCGGAGCTGAAGATCCTCGCCGAGCTGACCGGCGCCCCCGTCACCACCACGCTGATGGCCCTCGGCGCCTTTCCCGACACCCACCCGCAGCACGTCGGCATGCCCGGCATGCACGGCTCCGTCACCGCCGTCACGGCGCTGCAGAAGGCCGACCTGATCGTCGCGCTGGGCGCCCGCTTCGACGACCGCGTCACCGGCAGGCTGGACAGCTTCGCCCCGTACGCCAAGGTCGTCCACGCCGACATCGACCCGGCCGAGATCGGCAAGAACCGCGCCGCCGACGTGCCGATCGTCGGCGACGCCCGCGAGGTCATCGCCGACCTGGTCCAGGCCGTCCAGGCGGAGCGCACCGCAGGCCGCACCGGGGACTACGGCGCCTGGTGGAAGGACCTCAACCGCTGGCGCGAGACCTACCCCCTCGGCTACGACCAGCCGGAGGACGGCAGCCTCGCCCCCCAGCAGGTCATCCGGCGCATCGGGCAGCTCGCGCCCGAGGGCACGATCTTCGCGGCCGGCGTCGGCCAGCACCAGATGTGGGCCGCCCACTTCATCGACTACGAGACGCCGGCCACCTGGCTCAACTCCGGCGGCGCCGGGACCATGGGCTACGCCGTCCCGGCGGCCATGGGCGCCAAGGCCGGAGTCCCGGACCGCACCGTCTGGGCCATCGACGGCGACGGCTGCTTCCAGATGACCAACCAGGAGTTGGTCACCTGCGCGCTGAACAACATCCCGATCAAGGTCGCCATCATCAACAACGGCGCCCTCGGCATGGTCCGCCAGTGGCAGGCGCTCTTCTACAACCAGCGCTACTCCAACACCGTCCTGCGCTCCGGCCCGGAACCGTCCGCCGGGGACCCCGGCGCCGGCACCCGCGTCCCGGACTTCGTGAAGCTGGCCGAGGCGATGGGCTGCGTGGCGATGCGCTGCGAGCGCCCCGAGGACCTGGACGCGGTCATCGCCGAGGCCAACGCCGTCAACGACCGCCCCGTCGTCGTCGACTTCATCGTCCACGAGGACGCCCAGGTGTGGCCCATGGTCGCCGCAGGCACATCCAACGACGAGGTCATGGCCGCCCGCGGCGTCCGCCCCGACTTCGGCGACGGCGAAGACGACTGA
- a CDS encoding EAL domain-containing protein, whose product MSAPGAVADRAPATGGALCGPSGVRDGTRGRLLLVLLCGGYATGALFGWGTEGLAMVMGDFGLSAAALAAAVSCFRCARAHRGPFRPAWLLFALSSAMAACGNAVWGWYEVVLHRPVPDPSLADLFFLLFAPPLIIALLVLAKRPVTRARWVCLVLDSWLIAGSLLTLSWSLALAHTARFDGESVARAALSLAYPLLDIVLVSMLLALHFRHSRANYSAVRTAVAALALTVLCDALFTSPLMRDTYRSGQLLDAGWFTGSLLLAYAPWSAHRTAGTPPPERAQRPPGRTIAGSLTALAPYLAAGVCTLSILYFFVEGRRVDRFVVLTGCTVVLALVVRQGIMLLDNIALAQELAQKENHFRSLVQSSSDVIMIAAPSGVLHYVSPAASGVYGREAEELVGTELTALIHPDDLGGVVHEVRRFLAAPPSEEPTTRIECRFRSGTGEWLNVESTVNRHQGGLIFNSRDVTERVRLQAQLQHNAEHDPLTDLPNRALFTRRVRQALGGRRSGDSGAAVLFIDLDGFKGVNDRLGHQAGDELLVQVARRLQDSVRSGDTAARLGGDEFAALIAGGTGHDPAARELRIHEIADRLRLALSQPYRIEGAEARVAASIGVAFAEPGITAGDLLRNADLAMYRAKAGGKNRVELYAPQMRVEAVRRAESAARSRTAPHDGEFVLLHQPVVELATGRIAAVAAQARWRSAQGILFSPAEFLRVADGAGERGAELGHWMLEEAVAQAAERHRRGHRVPVCVRVPARRLLDRSGPLGAVETLLARHRLPAGALVVELADSDPCLSSDELEQRLVALRRLGVRVALDGFGGGHAAINALRRLPVDILRLDRGLVEGVAESPRLHKITGGLLRIAGDLGLQTVAEGVDVPDQARALRSMGCTHARGTVFSGSLEEHRLHRALVRGVFPVPGKAPLPVLAGGAVPTQALPSRSLPPMCSHNETRVPPT is encoded by the coding sequence ATGAGCGCCCCCGGCGCCGTCGCCGACCGCGCGCCGGCGACCGGCGGCGCGCTCTGCGGCCCTTCCGGCGTCAGGGACGGCACGAGGGGGAGGCTGCTCCTCGTCCTCCTCTGCGGCGGCTACGCCACGGGGGCCCTGTTCGGCTGGGGAACCGAGGGGCTGGCGATGGTCATGGGCGATTTCGGGCTGAGCGCCGCCGCCCTGGCCGCCGCGGTCTCGTGCTTCCGTTGCGCCCGGGCCCACCGCGGTCCCTTCCGCCCGGCATGGCTGCTGTTCGCGCTGTCCTCCGCCATGGCCGCCTGCGGCAACGCCGTCTGGGGGTGGTACGAGGTGGTACTCCACCGACCGGTGCCCGACCCCTCCCTCGCCGACCTGTTCTTCCTGCTCTTCGCACCCCCGTTGATCATCGCCCTGCTCGTCCTCGCCAAGCGCCCCGTCACCCGCGCCAGATGGGTCTGCCTCGTACTGGACTCCTGGCTGATCGCCGGCTCGCTGCTCACGCTGTCCTGGAGCCTCGCCCTGGCCCACACGGCCCGCTTCGACGGCGAGAGCGTCGCCCGCGCGGCCCTCTCCCTGGCCTATCCGCTCCTCGACATCGTCCTCGTGAGCATGCTCCTCGCCCTGCACTTCCGCCACTCCAGAGCCAACTACTCGGCGGTCCGCACCGCCGTCGCCGCACTCGCTCTCACCGTGCTGTGCGACGCCCTGTTCACCTCGCCGCTGATGCGGGACACGTACCGCTCGGGACAGCTCCTCGACGCCGGCTGGTTCACGGGCTCCCTGCTCCTCGCCTACGCCCCCTGGAGCGCGCACAGGACGGCCGGGACGCCGCCCCCGGAGCGCGCGCAGCGCCCCCCTGGCCGCACCATCGCCGGCTCGCTCACCGCGCTCGCGCCGTACCTCGCGGCCGGGGTCTGCACCCTCAGCATCCTGTACTTCTTCGTCGAGGGCCGTCGTGTGGACCGCTTCGTCGTCCTCACCGGCTGCACGGTCGTGCTCGCCCTGGTCGTCCGCCAGGGCATCATGCTGCTCGACAACATCGCGCTCGCCCAGGAACTGGCCCAGAAGGAGAACCACTTCAGGTCCCTGGTCCAGAGCTCCAGCGACGTCATCATGATCGCCGCGCCCAGCGGCGTCCTCCACTACGTCAGCCCCGCCGCGTCCGGCGTGTACGGACGGGAGGCCGAGGAGCTCGTGGGCACGGAGCTGACCGCCCTCATCCACCCCGACGACCTCGGCGGCGTCGTCCACGAGGTGCGCAGGTTCCTCGCCGCCCCGCCGTCCGAGGAGCCCACCACGCGCATCGAGTGCCGCTTCAGGTCCGGTACGGGCGAATGGCTCAACGTCGAGTCCACCGTCAACCGCCACCAGGGCGGCCTGATCTTCAACAGCCGGGACGTCACCGAGCGCGTCCGCCTCCAGGCCCAGCTCCAGCACAACGCCGAACACGACCCGCTCACCGACCTGCCCAACCGCGCGCTGTTCACTCGGCGCGTACGGCAGGCCCTCGGCGGACGCCGCTCCGGAGACTCCGGCGCGGCCGTGCTCTTCATCGACCTCGACGGCTTCAAGGGCGTCAACGACCGCCTCGGCCACCAGGCCGGCGACGAACTGCTGGTCCAGGTCGCCCGCCGCCTCCAGGACTCCGTGCGCTCCGGGGACACGGCCGCCCGGCTCGGCGGCGACGAGTTCGCCGCCCTCATCGCCGGGGGCACCGGGCACGACCCCGCCGCCCGGGAGCTCCGGATCCACGAGATCGCCGACCGGCTCCGCCTCGCGCTCTCCCAGCCGTACCGGATCGAGGGGGCCGAGGCCCGCGTCGCCGCCTCCATCGGCGTCGCCTTCGCCGAGCCCGGCATCACCGCCGGCGACCTCCTGCGCAACGCCGACCTGGCCATGTACCGCGCCAAGGCCGGCGGCAAGAACCGCGTCGAGCTGTACGCGCCCCAGATGCGGGTCGAGGCCGTCCGCCGCGCGGAGTCGGCCGCCCGGTCGCGCACCGCACCGCACGACGGGGAGTTCGTCCTCCTCCACCAGCCCGTGGTGGAACTGGCCACGGGCCGGATCGCCGCCGTCGCCGCGCAGGCCCGCTGGCGCTCCGCCCAGGGCATCCTGTTCAGCCCCGCGGAGTTCCTCCGCGTCGCGGACGGCGCCGGGGAGCGCGGCGCCGAACTCGGCCACTGGATGCTGGAGGAGGCCGTCGCGCAGGCCGCCGAACGCCACCGCCGGGGCCATCGCGTCCCCGTCTGCGTCCGTGTGCCCGCCCGCCGCCTCCTCGACCGGTCCGGACCGCTCGGCGCGGTCGAGACCCTCCTCGCCCGGCACCGCCTGCCCGCCGGCGCACTCGTCGTCGAACTGGCCGACAGCGACCCGTGCCTCTCCTCCGACGAGCTGGAGCAGCGACTGGTCGCCCTCCGCCGGCTCGGCGTCCGCGTCGCCCTCGACGGCTTCGGCGGCGGACACGCCGCGATCAACGCCCTCCGGCGGCTCCCGGTCGACATCCTGAGACTGGACCGGGGCCTCGTGGAGGGGGTGGCCGAGTCCCCCAGACTCCACAAGATCACCGGCGGGCTGCTCAGGATCGCCGGCGACCTCGGCCTCCAGACCGTCGCCGAAGGCGTCGACGTACCGGACCAGGCCCGCGCCCTGCGGTCCATGGGCTGCACGCACGCGCGGGGGACGGTCTTCTCCGGGTCGCTCGAGGAACACCGGCTCCACCGGGCCCTGGTGCGCGGCGTCTTCCCGGTCCCGGGCAAGGCGCCCCTGCCGGTCCTCGCCGGCGGAGCGGTCCCCACCCAGGCGCTCCCGTCCCGTTCTCTCCCGCCGATGTGTTCACATAATGAGACTCGCGTCCCACCCACTTGA
- a CDS encoding 2-hydroxyacid dehydrogenase — MTAADATADVWLPVPADGIEGLPDPSAAGLAYRFWDGGPDLPADPARCAFYVVPYMKGTEVAVRPLAAMTSLRVVQTLTAGVDHVTPGLPDVPPGVVLCNARGVHEASTAELALALVLASLRGIPGFVRGQDREEWRDGFYPALADKSVLIVGYGAIGAAVEDRLAPFECARVARVARSARTTARGPVHALTDLRDLLPEADVVILSTPLTEETRGLADARFLSRMRDGALLVNVARGPVVDTGALLAEVEGGRLTAALDVTDPEPLPAGHPLWHAPGVLISPHVGGSTSAFTPRAKRLVADQLTRFAAGEPLCNVVLTTG; from the coding sequence ATGACCGCTGCCGATGCGACCGCCGACGTGTGGCTGCCCGTGCCCGCCGACGGGATCGAGGGCCTCCCGGACCCGTCCGCGGCCGGGCTCGCCTACCGCTTCTGGGACGGCGGCCCCGACCTCCCGGCCGACCCGGCCCGCTGCGCCTTCTACGTCGTCCCGTACATGAAGGGCACGGAGGTCGCGGTGCGCCCGCTCGCCGCGATGACCTCGCTGCGGGTCGTCCAGACCCTGACCGCCGGCGTCGACCACGTGACGCCGGGCCTCCCCGACGTGCCGCCGGGCGTGGTGCTGTGCAACGCCCGGGGGGTCCACGAGGCGAGCACGGCGGAGCTCGCCCTGGCGCTGGTGCTGGCGTCGCTGCGCGGCATCCCCGGGTTCGTCCGGGGCCAGGACCGCGAGGAGTGGCGGGACGGCTTCTACCCGGCGCTCGCCGACAAGTCCGTGCTGATCGTCGGGTACGGGGCGATCGGCGCCGCCGTCGAGGACCGGCTCGCACCCTTCGAGTGCGCGCGGGTCGCTCGGGTCGCGCGCTCCGCCCGCACCACCGCGCGCGGCCCCGTGCACGCACTCACCGATCTGCGCGATCTCCTCCCCGAGGCGGACGTGGTGATCCTGTCGACCCCGCTCACCGAGGAGACCCGAGGCCTCGCCGACGCCCGCTTCCTGTCCCGCATGAGGGACGGCGCGCTGCTCGTCAACGTCGCCCGCGGCCCCGTCGTGGACACCGGAGCCCTCCTCGCGGAGGTCGAGGGGGGCCGCCTCACCGCCGCCCTGGACGTCACCGACCCCGAGCCGCTGCCGGCCGGGCACCCGCTCTGGCACGCGCCCGGTGTGCTGATCAGCCCCCATGTCGGCGGCTCCACCTCGGCGTTCACGCCTCGCGCCAAGCGGCTGGTCGCCGATCAGCTCACCCGTTTCGCGGCCGGGGAGCCGCTGTGCAACGTCGTCCTGACCACCGGTTAG
- a CDS encoding aldo/keto reductase — MERRTLGATGLDVGAVGLGCMPMSWAYSASQQRGDRSLRAVHAALDAGVSLLDTADMYGPFTNELLLGRVLRERRADAFVATKCGLLVGDGHIVADGRPSYVRRACDASLRRLQTDVIDLYQLHRPDPEVPVEETWGAMAELVTAGKVRALGWCAVGVRGTRRGAPYDLYDGTVRRLERVQQVFPVSTVQAELSVWSPEALARLLPWCAARGVGFLAAMPLGSGFLTGTLTPGGGFEPDDPRARHPRFTAEMMAANQPLVAGLRRVAERHGGAASGVTPAQVALAWTLAQGRHVVPVPGTKRERWAVENARAAGLALTPRDLAEIAALPPARGSWD; from the coding sequence TTGGAGCGCAGGACACTCGGGGCGACCGGGCTCGACGTGGGGGCGGTCGGCCTCGGCTGCATGCCGATGAGCTGGGCGTACAGCGCCTCCCAGCAGCGCGGCGACCGCTCGCTGCGCGCCGTGCACGCCGCGCTCGACGCGGGGGTGAGCCTGCTCGACACCGCCGACATGTACGGGCCGTTCACCAACGAGCTGCTGCTGGGCCGGGTGCTGAGGGAGCGGCGCGCGGACGCGTTCGTCGCGACCAAGTGCGGGCTCCTGGTGGGCGACGGGCACATCGTGGCCGACGGGCGCCCCTCGTACGTGCGCCGGGCCTGCGACGCGTCGCTGCGGCGGCTCCAGACGGACGTGATCGACCTGTACCAGCTGCACCGGCCCGACCCGGAGGTGCCGGTCGAGGAGACCTGGGGAGCCATGGCGGAGCTGGTGACCGCCGGGAAGGTGCGCGCGCTGGGGTGGTGCGCGGTGGGGGTGCGCGGGACGCGGCGCGGGGCTCCGTACGACCTGTACGACGGAACGGTTCGCCGGCTGGAGCGCGTCCAGCAGGTGTTCCCGGTGAGCACCGTGCAGGCGGAGCTGTCCGTGTGGTCGCCGGAGGCGCTGGCGCGGCTGCTGCCGTGGTGCGCGGCGCGCGGCGTGGGGTTCCTCGCGGCGATGCCGCTGGGCAGCGGCTTCCTGACCGGGACGCTGACCCCGGGCGGCGGGTTCGAGCCGGACGACCCGCGGGCCCGGCATCCGCGGTTCACCGCCGAGATGATGGCCGCGAACCAGCCGCTGGTCGCCGGGTTGCGCCGGGTGGCCGAGCGGCACGGCGGGGCGGCGTCCGGGGTGACGCCGGCTCAGGTGGCGCTGGCCTGGACCCTGGCGCAGGGCCGGCACGTCGTCCCGGTTCCGGGGACGAAGCGGGAGCGCTGGGCGGTGGAGAACGCGCGCGCGGCCGGCCTGGCGCTGACCCCGCGGGACCTCGCGGAGATCGCGGCGCTCCCGCCGGCGCGGGGCTCCTGGGACTGA
- a CDS encoding PQQ-dependent sugar dehydrogenase — MRAVSAAAALLLATGCSEGGGNGPAGPAAGTPTRPAASSPSPSPSVTAPPAKGSVRVVSTVARGLRSPWGLAALPGGDLLVSSRDEGTVTRVDAETGGLTVLGEVPGVAPGGEGGLLGIALSPKFAEDHLVYAYFTTESDNRIARMLYDEGRPAGQQLGAPDTVLRGIPKGVVHNGGRIAFGPDGMLYAGTGETGETGLAQDRASLGGKILRMTPDGQPVHGNPEADSVVYSYGHRNVQGLAWDAGKRLWAAEFGQDTWDELNLIRPGGDYGWPGTEGRGGGDGSVEPVAQWPVADASPSGIAVVRGSVWMAGLRGERLWRVPLSGEKASAAPQAFLEGAHGRLRTVAAAGGNRLWLVTSETDGRGTPEAGDDRILLLEVE; from the coding sequence GTGAGGGCCGTGTCGGCCGCTGCCGCTCTGCTGCTGGCGACCGGGTGCTCGGAGGGCGGGGGGAACGGCCCCGCGGGCCCCGCGGCCGGCACCCCGACCCGCCCCGCCGCGTCCTCGCCCTCGCCGTCCCCCTCCGTCACCGCGCCGCCCGCGAAGGGCTCCGTGCGCGTCGTGTCCACGGTCGCCCGGGGGCTGAGGTCCCCGTGGGGGCTGGCCGCGCTCCCGGGCGGCGACCTGCTGGTCTCCTCGCGCGACGAGGGGACCGTCACGCGCGTCGACGCCGAGACCGGCGGGCTGACGGTGCTCGGCGAGGTGCCGGGGGTGGCGCCCGGCGGGGAGGGCGGCCTGCTGGGCATCGCCCTGTCCCCGAAGTTCGCCGAGGACCACCTGGTCTACGCGTACTTCACCACCGAGTCCGACAACCGCATCGCCCGCATGCTGTACGACGAGGGCCGGCCGGCCGGGCAGCAGCTGGGCGCGCCCGACACGGTCCTGCGGGGCATTCCGAAGGGCGTCGTCCACAACGGCGGCCGGATCGCGTTCGGCCCGGACGGGATGCTGTACGCGGGCACCGGCGAGACGGGGGAGACGGGGCTGGCGCAGGACAGGGCCTCGCTGGGCGGCAAGATCCTGCGGATGACCCCGGACGGGCAGCCCGTGCACGGGAACCCGGAGGCGGACTCGGTCGTGTACTCGTACGGGCACCGCAACGTCCAGGGCCTCGCGTGGGACGCCGGCAAGCGGCTGTGGGCCGCCGAGTTCGGGCAGGACACCTGGGACGAGCTGAACCTGATCAGGCCCGGCGGGGACTACGGCTGGCCCGGAACCGAGGGCAGGGGCGGCGGGGACGGCTCCGTCGAGCCGGTCGCCCAGTGGCCGGTGGCCGACGCCTCGCCGAGCGGCATCGCCGTCGTACGCGGCTCGGTGTGGATGGCCGGGCTGCGGGGCGAGCGGCTGTGGCGGGTCCCGCTGTCCGGCGAGAAGGCGTCGGCGGCGCCCCAGGCGTTCCTGGAGGGCGCCCACGGCCGGCTGCGCACGGTGGCGGCGGCGGGCGGGAACCGGCTGTGGCTGGTCACCAGCGAGACCGACGGACGCGGCACGCCGGAGGCCGGCGACGACCGGATCCTCCTGCTGGAGGTGGAGTGA